CATCAAAATATCAGCAGTCGAGTTCTTTCCCGAGCTGGGAATCATCGAGGGAGAGCAGATACTGACTCATCTCGATGCCCTCTTTTCAGAGAGAGGGATGGAACAAGCCTACTCAGGGTTGACTGTCTTCTGGGCTCGAAAGTGATGTTGAGCTATTCTACCTCATAGTGAGAGCCATAACCGCCTTCTGACCATGGAGCCTGTTCTCAGCTTGGTCAAACACAACAGACTGAGGACCATCAATAACCGAGTTGGAAACCTCAAAGCCCCTGTCTGCAGGTAGGCAATGCATGTACTTGGCATTGGGTCCTGCAATCTCCATCATGTCTTCATCGCAGATCCAGTGCTTGTTCTTGTCGAAGACTTTCTGCGATTTGTCCAGTTCGACCTTATCATTGAATGGCGGGATGTACTCCTTGCAGGTCCAAGCCTTCGGATACACAACATCTGCACCTTCAAAGGCCTCTTCCATGTCATACATGATTTCGAAGCTGGAATCATTCTCCTCCGACATTACCTCGCATTCTTTGATCACCTTGTCGTCCAATTCCATCCCTTTCGGATGGGCAAGCACTGTATCCATTCCCATCTTTGTCGCTGCTATAACTGCGCTCTGGGGAACGGCAAGTGGTTTGTGAACCGATGGTGAGTAGGCCCAGCTCATGACAAATCGCATGTCTTCAAAGGTGCCAAACTTTTCCTTCACAGTCAACACGTCGGCCAGACCTTGGCATGGATGGTAGATGTCATCTTCCATGTTAATTATCGGCTTATCTGACCAATAAGCGAAGTTTTCTAACATCTTGTTTGCCTTCCCATAATTCCAGCCAACTGGGTCTCCATAACATCGAATGGCAATGCCATCGCCCATCCGTGAAAGCACACGAGCCACATCGGAAACTCGCTCAGTAGAGTAGGCCTTCTCATCTCCTTCCATTGCGGGTGCATAGATTTTGTCGGTATCAAGAAAATGAGCATGTCCGCCAAGCTGGGTCATTCCAGCCTCGAAGGAGTTTCTGGTCCGTAGGCTGCTGTTATAGAAAATCATGAAGAGGCTCTTGTCACTGAGTAGCCTATGCGGTTCGCCCAAGGCATACCTGCGCTTCAAGTCAAGTGCTACATCCAATAGGGTTTCAATTTCCTCTTTTGAGTAATCAAGTAGAGTTAGAAAGTCCTTACCTCGAAAAGTATCTGTCTTAACCAAAGTTCTCACTCACACTTTTCAGAAGTCAATTCAGCTATAGAAAAACCTTGCTAAGGGTAATGTGAATGAATGGAATCAACAACTAAAGACAAACTTCTCCATTTCATCGCATAGGGGAGAGCTTTTATCGCTCAGTTCCACAATCACACCAAGAGCTTGAGAAGGCGGGCTTAGAAAATGCATAGAGAGATTGTAGATGGAGTGCATTACGTGGGTGTGGACGATCATCACACCGAGCTTTTTGAAAACCTATGGGAGATTCCGTACGGAGTTTCCTACAACAGCTATTTGATTGTCGATGAGAAAATTGCAGTCATTGACCTGGTAAAAGAACCATGGGCAGAAGAATGGCTTGACAACATCAAAGAAGTCGTGGATCCATCAGAGATAGATTACATTATCATGAATCACATGGAGCCGGATCACACTGGTGCTCTTCCCGAACTGGCTGAGATAGCAGCCGATGCAGTGATGGTATACACAGAAAGGGCGTCTGATATTCAGAAATCATTCTACGACGTGGATTTGGAAGAAAAAAC
This genomic stretch from Candidatus Thorarchaeota archaeon harbors:
- a CDS encoding ornithine carbamoyltransferase, yielding MVKTDTFRGKDFLTLLDYSKEEIETLLDVALDLKRRYALGEPHRLLSDKSLFMIFYNSSLRTRNSFEAGMTQLGGHAHFLDTDKIYAPAMEGDEKAYSTERVSDVARVLSRMGDGIAIRCYGDPVGWNYGKANKMLENFAYWSDKPIINMEDDIYHPCQGLADVLTVKEKFGTFEDMRFVMSWAYSPSVHKPLAVPQSAVIAATKMGMDTVLAHPKGMELDDKVIKECEVMSEENDSSFEIMYDMEEAFEGADVVYPKAWTCKEYIPPFNDKVELDKSQKVFDKNKHWICDEDMMEIAGPNAKYMHCLPADRGFEVSNSVIDGPQSVVFDQAENRLHGQKAVMALTMR
- a CDS encoding MBL fold metallo-hydrolase produces the protein MHREIVDGVHYVGVDDHHTELFENLWEIPYGVSYNSYLIVDEKIAVIDLVKEPWAEEWLDNIKEVVDPSEIDYIIMNHMEPDHTGALPELAEIAADAVMVYTERASDIQKSFYDVDLEEKTVEDLEEVSLGSKTVQFVEAPFLHWPETMVTYLKEDKVLFPCDAFGAYGALNGKLFDSDWNLDA